Proteins co-encoded in one Dyella japonica A8 genomic window:
- a CDS encoding pseudouridine synthase → MRPSRPSSRTSTPSAPRHGLARVLSKLGVCSRSQAEKAIREGRVQVDGRVVLDPERPADSERQRILLDGEPVAASKRVYIALNKPRGIVVSAADERGRDTVYDLLKDAGLPWLGPVGRLDKASEGLLLLSNDSVWAARLTEPKHHVDKTYHVQVDDIPDQALLDRLVEGVVEEGERLAARRATLLRHGEKNAWLEIVLDEGRNRHIRRLLAAHGIEVLRLLRVAIGSLVLGELPKGQWRHLSPDEVRLLGGDETR, encoded by the coding sequence ATGCGTCCATCCCGCCCCTCATCGCGAACCTCCACGCCATCGGCGCCGCGCCACGGTTTGGCACGCGTGCTCAGCAAGCTTGGCGTGTGCTCGCGCAGCCAGGCGGAGAAGGCGATACGCGAGGGAAGGGTGCAGGTAGATGGCAGGGTGGTGCTCGATCCGGAACGGCCTGCCGATTCGGAGCGACAGCGCATTCTGCTCGACGGCGAACCGGTAGCGGCGAGCAAGCGCGTCTATATCGCGCTCAACAAGCCCCGCGGCATTGTGGTCAGCGCAGCCGATGAGCGCGGCCGCGATACGGTCTACGACTTGTTGAAGGACGCGGGTCTGCCGTGGCTCGGCCCGGTGGGGAGGCTCGACAAGGCGAGCGAGGGGCTGTTGCTGCTGAGCAATGACAGCGTGTGGGCCGCGCGCCTTACCGAGCCGAAGCATCACGTGGACAAGACGTATCACGTGCAGGTCGACGACATTCCCGATCAGGCGCTGCTTGATCGGTTGGTGGAAGGCGTCGTGGAAGAAGGTGAGCGCTTGGCCGCGCGTCGCGCCACCTTGCTCAGGCATGGCGAGAAGAACGCGTGGCTGGAGATCGTGCTCGACGAGGGGCGCAACCGGCATATACGGCGGCTACTGGCCGCGCATGGCATCGAGGTGTTGCGCCTGCTGCGGGTGGCCATCGGGTCGTTGGTGCTGGGGGAGTTGCCCAAGGGGCAATGGCGGCACCTGTCGCCGGATGAGGTCCGGTTGCTGGGTGGCGACGAAACGCGCTGA
- a CDS encoding OmpA family protein: MNRKGLYFVIALALGGVGAAHAQDSATQSYDGRWYIAPTVGGYYNDTDRNTNSRQVYYGLGFGRFINSYTSLDLFFDRTKRTVDNAVGGGRWSNNNVGVAARFYYGDWNAWRPYALVGVMGSYHSNPADKAWSPAAELGAGISKTITDSTDFRAEAGYRYDWDDKSQTSKNGYGDWFLGFSIVSRFGTPAAAPAPAPVAPVAPDCSKQFRNGVNLCDNKCPDLPEGTIVGPDGCPQKVVIDLRGVNFKFDRPKKGETDIKKALAEPTADSVAILDQAVDTLQRYPQVKVTVAGYTDSVGKDAYNQDLSERRAAIVYKYLTAHGVTADRLVGPFGHGKNDPIGSNDTDAGRAQNRRTELQVQQ, translated from the coding sequence ATGAATCGTAAGGGCTTGTATTTCGTGATCGCCCTGGCCCTGGGCGGCGTGGGTGCCGCTCACGCGCAGGACAGTGCCACGCAGAGCTACGACGGCCGTTGGTACATCGCGCCGACCGTTGGCGGCTACTACAACGACACCGACCGCAACACCAACAGCCGTCAGGTCTACTACGGCCTGGGCTTCGGTCGCTTCATTAACTCGTACACCTCGCTCGATCTGTTCTTCGATCGCACCAAGCGCACGGTCGACAACGCCGTTGGCGGTGGTCGCTGGTCGAACAACAACGTCGGCGTTGCCGCTCGCTTCTACTACGGTGACTGGAACGCATGGCGTCCGTACGCCCTCGTCGGCGTGATGGGCAGCTACCACTCCAACCCGGCCGACAAGGCCTGGTCGCCGGCCGCCGAGCTCGGCGCTGGTATCTCCAAGACCATCACCGACAGCACCGACTTCCGTGCGGAAGCCGGCTACCGTTACGACTGGGACGACAAGAGCCAGACCTCGAAGAACGGTTACGGCGACTGGTTCCTGGGCTTCAGCATCGTGTCGCGCTTCGGCACCCCGGCTGCTGCCCCGGCCCCGGCTCCGGTGGCTCCGGTCGCTCCGGACTGCTCCAAGCAGTTCCGCAACGGCGTGAACCTGTGCGACAACAAGTGCCCGGATCTGCCGGAAGGCACGATCGTCGGTCCGGACGGCTGCCCGCAGAAGGTCGTGATCGACCTGCGCGGCGTCAACTTCAAGTTCGACCGCCCGAAGAAGGGCGAGACGGACATCAAGAAGGCGCTGGCTGAGCCGACCGCTGACTCGGTCGCCATCCTCGACCAGGCTGTGGACACCCTGCAGCGTTACCCGCAGGTCAAGGTCACGGTTGCCGGCTACACCGACTCGGTCGGTAAGGACGCCTACAACCAGGATCTGTCCGAGCGTCGCGCTGCGATCGTCTACAAGTACCTGACCGCGCACGGCGTCACCGCCGACCGTCTGGTTGGTCCGTTCGGTCACGGCAAGAACGACCCGATCGGTTCCAACGACACGGACGCTGGCCGCGCCCAGAACCGTCGCACGGAACTGCAGGTCCAGCAGTAA